One stretch of Rathayibacter festucae DSM 15932 DNA includes these proteins:
- a CDS encoding glycoside hydrolase family 36 protein: MPNDLTWGDPEALQLTFACDADAPFRLVALTARGVALRATHAAPFFEITTVAAGHAPASSRLTHSQLGTALRYVSHRASVVDGLDVLEVLAEAPGLVATAVLRRVPGVAAVTSEVVVRAVERQVLRSVASWSCDPGATAGTGTAGPTGKESFARWSLLRGRNDWLGEGRWSSTPLREAGLVTLREDITGHDPRGAVGAVSTGSWSTGEQLPVAGLHAPDAALLWQIEHNGAWRWEVGEDIDGGSIALSGPTDLDHGWLCVLEPGEEFRSVPVAVAVGADMTAAADALTLSRRARRRAHPDNAAMPVVFNDYMNTLDGDPTTEKLLPLIDAAAASGAEIFCIDAGWYDDSGVAGGWWSSVGAWQPSTVRFPDGLCEVIERIRARGLVPGLWLEPEVIGVDSPLAGELPDDAFLQRAGARIEEHERFHLDLRHPAARAHLDATVDRLIADFGIGFFKLDYNIDAGPGTDRDADSIGAGLLGHNRAYLAWLDGVLERHPTLVIESCSSGAMRQDWAVMSRLQMQSTSDQQDFRRYPPIAAAAPMMLLPEQAASWAYPQADMDDEEIAFCLVTGLLGRFYLSGYLNRMSEPQLALVHEAVAAAKRLRGPIASSSPRWPLGLPGWTDDAVALALRTEDEHLVSVWRRSGSSDVVLHVPELRGQDVDVSVVFPVALTAWPVEWEPGTARLTVRPTGSGPSARTFRLSLRTT; the protein is encoded by the coding sequence GACCTGGGGAGACCCCGAGGCCCTGCAGCTGACGTTCGCCTGCGACGCCGATGCTCCGTTCCGGCTGGTGGCGCTGACGGCCCGCGGTGTCGCGCTCCGGGCGACGCACGCCGCTCCGTTCTTCGAGATCACCACCGTCGCCGCCGGTCACGCCCCGGCGAGCAGCCGGCTGACCCACTCGCAGCTCGGCACCGCACTGCGCTACGTCTCGCACCGCGCGAGCGTCGTCGACGGCCTCGACGTGCTGGAGGTCCTGGCCGAGGCGCCGGGACTGGTCGCGACCGCCGTGCTCCGGAGGGTGCCCGGCGTCGCCGCCGTCACCTCCGAGGTCGTCGTCCGGGCGGTCGAGCGGCAGGTGCTGCGCTCGGTCGCGTCGTGGAGCTGCGACCCGGGCGCCACCGCCGGCACCGGCACCGCGGGGCCGACCGGCAAGGAGTCCTTCGCCCGCTGGTCGCTGCTGCGCGGCCGCAACGACTGGCTCGGTGAGGGCCGCTGGAGCAGCACGCCGCTGCGCGAGGCCGGCCTGGTCACCCTCCGCGAGGACATCACCGGGCACGACCCGCGCGGCGCGGTCGGCGCGGTCTCGACCGGCAGCTGGTCGACGGGCGAGCAGCTCCCGGTCGCCGGCCTCCACGCCCCCGACGCCGCCCTCCTCTGGCAGATCGAGCACAACGGCGCCTGGCGATGGGAGGTCGGCGAGGACATCGACGGCGGCTCGATCGCCCTCTCCGGCCCGACCGACCTCGACCACGGCTGGCTCTGCGTGCTCGAGCCCGGCGAGGAGTTCCGCTCCGTCCCCGTCGCGGTCGCCGTCGGCGCCGACATGACAGCCGCCGCGGACGCGCTCACCCTCAGCCGCCGGGCCCGGCGCCGCGCGCACCCGGACAACGCGGCGATGCCCGTCGTCTTCAACGACTACATGAACACCCTCGACGGCGACCCGACCACCGAGAAGCTGCTGCCGCTCATCGACGCGGCGGCCGCGAGCGGGGCCGAGATCTTCTGCATCGACGCCGGCTGGTACGACGACAGCGGGGTCGCCGGCGGCTGGTGGAGCAGCGTCGGCGCCTGGCAGCCGTCCACGGTCCGCTTCCCGGACGGCCTCTGCGAGGTGATCGAGCGGATCCGCGCCCGCGGCCTGGTCCCGGGGCTGTGGCTCGAGCCCGAGGTCATCGGCGTGGACAGCCCCCTGGCCGGCGAGCTGCCGGACGACGCGTTCCTGCAGCGGGCCGGCGCGCGGATCGAGGAGCACGAGCGGTTCCACCTCGACCTGCGCCACCCCGCGGCGCGCGCGCACCTCGACGCGACGGTCGACCGGCTGATCGCCGACTTCGGCATCGGCTTCTTCAAGCTCGACTACAACATCGACGCCGGCCCCGGCACCGACCGCGACGCCGACTCGATCGGCGCGGGCCTGCTCGGCCACAACCGCGCCTACCTCGCCTGGCTCGACGGCGTGCTCGAGCGGCACCCGACCCTGGTGATCGAGAGCTGCTCTTCCGGCGCGATGCGGCAGGACTGGGCCGTGATGTCCCGCCTGCAGATGCAGTCGACCTCCGACCAGCAGGACTTCCGCCGCTACCCGCCGATCGCGGCCGCCGCGCCGATGATGCTCCTCCCGGAGCAGGCCGCCAGCTGGGCGTACCCGCAGGCCGACATGGACGACGAGGAGATCGCGTTCTGCCTGGTCACCGGGCTCCTCGGCCGGTTCTACCTGTCGGGCTACCTCAACCGGATGTCCGAGCCGCAGCTCGCCCTGGTCCACGAGGCCGTCGCCGCGGCGAAGCGGCTCCGCGGGCCGATCGCCTCCTCCTCGCCGCGCTGGCCGCTCGGGCTGCCGGGCTGGACGGACGACGCGGTCGCCCTGGCGCTGCGGACCGAGGACGAGCACCTGGTCTCGGTCTGGCGCCGCAGCGGCAGCAGCGACGTCGTGCTGCACGTTCCGGAGCTGCGCGGGCAGGACGTCGACGTCTCGG